The following proteins come from a genomic window of Nostoc sp. TCL26-01:
- a CDS encoding NAD(P)H-quinone oxidoreductase subunit 4: MNAMEFPWLTAIILFPLVASLAIPIIPDKEGKTVRWYGLGVAIADFALMIYAFWHNYDFQNSTYQFVEKYSWVPQIGLNWSVAVDGLSMPLVLLTGLINTLAIFAAWKVTNKPRLFYGLMLAMYSAQLGVFVAQDLLLFFLMWEIELVPVYLLISIWGGPKRQYAATKFILYTAAASIFILVGGFALAFSGDTVTFDIASLGMKEYPKAIELLAYAGFLIAFGVKLPIFPLHTWLPDAHGEASAPGSMILAGVLLKMGGYSLIRFNMEMLPDAHVYFAPVLVILGVVNIIYGACCAFAQTNLKRRLAYSSIAHMGFVLIGLASYTEIGVSGAMLQMVSHGLIAASLFFLTGVTYERTHSLMMDKIGGLGKVMPKTFALYTAGAMASLALPGMSGFVGELMVFLGIATSDVYSSSFKVVVVLLSAVGVILTPIYLLSMLRQVFYGQQSEELHLDTVVPDIKPRELFITACLIVPIIGIGLYPKLITQTYDVKTVEVASHARQVLPVVARQQPTSLYSQIFTVPTLANAQVESLVNIAK; encoded by the coding sequence ATGAATGCTATGGAATTTCCCTGGCTGACGGCCATAATTCTCTTTCCCTTGGTGGCATCCTTAGCCATCCCCATAATCCCAGACAAAGAAGGAAAAACAGTTCGGTGGTATGGTCTGGGAGTTGCGATCGCCGATTTTGCCCTGATGATTTATGCCTTCTGGCATAACTACGACTTCCAAAACTCAACCTACCAATTTGTCGAAAAATACTCTTGGGTTCCGCAAATCGGTTTGAATTGGTCTGTAGCAGTTGACGGCTTATCGATGCCCCTAGTGCTACTGACTGGCTTAATCAACACTCTGGCAATCTTCGCGGCTTGGAAAGTTACCAACAAGCCGCGATTATTTTATGGCTTAATGTTGGCAATGTATAGCGCCCAATTGGGTGTGTTCGTTGCTCAAGACTTGCTGTTATTCTTCCTGATGTGGGAAATCGAGCTAGTTCCCGTCTACTTGTTGATTTCCATCTGGGGAGGGCCAAAACGCCAGTATGCAGCCACCAAATTCATTCTTTACACTGCTGCTGCTTCTATATTTATCCTCGTAGGAGGTTTTGCCCTGGCATTCTCTGGAGATACAGTTACCTTCGATATTGCTTCTCTAGGAATGAAAGAATATCCCAAAGCCATTGAACTGCTAGCTTACGCAGGTTTCTTGATTGCCTTTGGTGTCAAACTACCAATTTTCCCTCTACATACATGGCTACCTGATGCTCACGGTGAAGCATCTGCACCTGGTTCCATGATTCTCGCTGGTGTGTTGCTGAAGATGGGTGGTTACTCCCTCATCCGCTTCAACATGGAAATGCTGCCTGATGCCCATGTCTACTTTGCCCCAGTCCTAGTCATCTTGGGTGTAGTCAACATTATCTACGGTGCTTGCTGTGCCTTTGCTCAAACCAACCTCAAACGCCGCTTGGCTTACTCTTCAATTGCCCACATGGGGTTTGTGTTAATTGGTTTAGCTTCCTACACAGAAATTGGTGTGAGTGGAGCCATGTTACAAATGGTTTCCCACGGTTTAATTGCCGCTAGCTTGTTCTTCTTAACTGGTGTGACTTACGAACGTACTCACAGCTTAATGATGGACAAAATCGGTGGACTGGGTAAAGTAATGCCCAAAACCTTTGCTCTGTATACCGCCGGTGCAATGGCTTCCCTGGCTTTACCTGGCATGAGTGGCTTCGTTGGCGAGTTGATGGTATTCCTGGGTATTGCTACCAGCGATGTCTACAGTTCCAGTTTCAAAGTTGTCGTAGTCCTCTTATCAGCAGTCGGCGTAATTCTGACTCCCATTTACTTACTGTCCATGCTGCGCCAAGTGTTTTACGGCCAGCAAAGTGAAGAGTTACATTTAGATACTGTAGTTCCTGATATCAAACCTCGTGAATTATTCATCACCGCTTGTTTGATAGTTCCCATCATTGGCATCGGTCTGTATCCCAAGTTGATCACACAGACTTATGATGTCAAGACAGTAGAAGTTGCCTCCCATGCCCGTCAGGTATTACCAGTTGTAGCTAGACAACAACCTACAAGCCTGTACTCACAGATTTTCACAGTGCCAACCCTGGCAAATGCTCAAGTCGAAAGTTTAGTTAATATTGCAAAATAA
- the thrB gene encoding homoserine kinase, protein MSVVSSVTVKVPATTANLGPGFDCIGAALTIHNQFKFTRLDVGRLIIQVTGAEAARVQTDESNLLYQAFVKLYQYIDQPVPPVKIEIELGVPLARGLGSSATAIVGGLVAANQLASEPLSQVQVMELAIALEGHPDNVVPALLGGCRLAATSETGWEICDVPWHSHIVPVVAIPDFELSTSEARRVLPTAYSRADAIFNTAHLGLLLRGLETGKGEWLRAALQDKIHQPYRQSLIPGYEAVNAAAIASGAYGMVISGAGPTLLALADESHAPDVATAMSTAWQDSGINAVVRSLSLDTQGAVKN, encoded by the coding sequence ATGTCTGTTGTTTCTTCCGTCACAGTTAAGGTTCCTGCCACCACTGCTAATTTGGGGCCTGGTTTTGATTGCATCGGTGCAGCCTTGACTATACATAATCAGTTCAAGTTCACCCGTTTAGATGTAGGTAGATTAATTATTCAAGTTACAGGTGCGGAAGCGGCACGAGTGCAAACGGATGAGAGTAATTTGCTCTATCAGGCGTTCGTCAAGTTATATCAATATATAGATCAGCCAGTACCGCCTGTGAAAATCGAGATTGAATTGGGTGTTCCTCTGGCGCGGGGTTTGGGTAGTTCAGCTACAGCCATTGTCGGTGGTTTGGTGGCGGCGAATCAATTGGCAAGTGAGCCGTTGTCACAGGTGCAAGTGATGGAATTAGCGATCGCCCTAGAAGGACATCCAGATAATGTCGTGCCGGCTTTGTTAGGCGGATGTCGTTTAGCGGCTACTAGTGAGACTGGTTGGGAAATTTGTGATGTTCCCTGGCATAGTCATATTGTTCCAGTAGTCGCAATTCCTGATTTTGAATTGTCAACCTCAGAAGCACGGCGAGTTTTACCCACTGCATATAGTCGCGCTGATGCAATTTTCAATACTGCCCATTTAGGTTTATTGTTGCGGGGCTTGGAAACTGGTAAGGGAGAATGGTTAAGAGCAGCTTTACAAGACAAAATCCATCAGCCCTATCGTCAGTCCTTAATTCCTGGTTACGAGGCGGTGAATGCGGCAGCGATCGCCTCTGGTGCGTATGGCATGGTAATTAGTGGTGCAGGACCGACGCTGTTAGCTTTAGCAGATGAGTCTCACGCCCCAGATGTGGCAACAGCTATGTCTACAGCTTGGCAAGATTCAGGTATTAATGCTGTAGTGCGATCGCTCTCTCTAGACACTCAAGGCGCAGTTAAAAATTAA
- a CDS encoding tetratricopeptide repeat protein, whose product MKFYHELVPVILSVSVALVPHQIANALPAVEVAKIAKSITVLIDNKDVFGSGVIIKQEGNTYTVLTAQHVVSNPSQYEIVTPDNQHYSLNYNTVKKLPAVDLAVVQFTSNQTYAVAKIGNSDDSIEGTTAYVSGFPRATAAINNKIYTFVDGLITANAAKPLKDGYALVYSNNTLPGMSGGPLLNENGELIGIHGRGDEADIEVSQINSTVAYVKSGFNLGIPINTFLRLSANIGIDVGVRPPNTPVATVAKADDFYIQGGDKYKKGDMKGSVADYTQAIRINFKYVDAYNNRGVALANLNDHKGAIEDYNQALNINPRYGNAYNNRGVARANLGDKKAAIEDFNQAIQINPNDANAYYNRGIARSDLGDKKGAIEDYNQAIKINPIDADTYTVRGVARADLGDKRGAIEDYNQALKINPNLALAYNNRGLARSNFGDKKGAIEDYNQALKINSNLALVYNNRGLARGDLGDKTGAIEDYNQALKIDPNLALAYNNRGVSRYQSGDKNGAIADFNQALKINPHSADVYNNRGLARSDLGDKKEAIEDYNQALKINFNYADAYYNRGITYYQLKNKQAAIADLEKAASLYIEQGKIDFYQETMQLIKRFQQ is encoded by the coding sequence ATGAAATTTTATCATGAACTTGTCCCAGTAATTTTATCCGTATCTGTTGCTCTAGTGCCACACCAAATTGCCAATGCACTACCGGCGGTGGAAGTTGCGAAAATCGCTAAATCAATCACAGTCTTAATTGATAATAAAGATGTTTTTGGCAGTGGAGTAATTATTAAACAAGAAGGCAATACTTACACTGTTCTCACTGCTCAACACGTTGTATCAAATCCATCTCAATATGAAATCGTCACCCCAGATAATCAGCACTATTCCCTCAATTACAACACTGTAAAAAAACTGCCAGCAGTAGATTTAGCTGTCGTACAGTTTACTAGCAATCAAACTTATGCTGTTGCTAAAATAGGCAACTCTGACGACTCCATAGAAGGCACAACTGCTTATGTTTCTGGTTTTCCTAGAGCAACAGCAGCAATTAATAACAAAATTTACACCTTTGTTGATGGGCTGATTACTGCCAATGCTGCCAAACCACTTAAAGACGGCTATGCTTTAGTTTACAGTAATAATACATTACCCGGCATGAGTGGCGGCCCACTCTTAAATGAAAACGGTGAACTAATAGGAATTCATGGTAGAGGAGATGAAGCAGATATAGAAGTTTCTCAAATTAATTCTACTGTTGCTTATGTTAAATCAGGTTTTAATTTGGGCATCCCTATAAATACTTTTTTAAGACTGTCAGCCAATATAGGTATAGATGTAGGAGTTCGTCCTCCTAACACACCTGTAGCTACAGTAGCAAAAGCTGATGACTTCTATATCCAAGGTGGAGATAAGTATAAAAAGGGAGATATGAAAGGGTCTGTGGCTGATTATACGCAAGCAATTCGCATCAATTTTAAGTATGTGGATGCTTACAACAATCGAGGAGTAGCTCTAGCTAATTTAAATGATCATAAAGGAGCTATTGAAGATTATAATCAAGCCCTAAATATCAATCCTCGCTATGGCAATGCCTACAATAATAGAGGAGTAGCTCGTGCTAACTTGGGTGATAAAAAAGCAGCTATTGAAGATTTCAACCAAGCTATTCAGATTAATCCAAATGATGCAAATGCCTATTACAATCGGGGTATAGCTCGATCAGATTTAGGTGATAAAAAAGGAGCAATTGAAGATTATAATCAAGCTATTAAAATTAATCCTATTGATGCTGACACTTATACAGTTCGGGGAGTTGCCCGTGCTGATTTGGGAGATAAGCGTGGGGCAATTGAAGATTACAATCAAGCTCTCAAGATTAATCCCAATTTAGCATTAGCTTACAACAATCGAGGTCTGGCTCGTAGTAATTTTGGCGATAAAAAAGGAGCAATAGAAGATTATAATCAAGCTCTAAAAATTAATTCTAACTTAGCATTAGTTTATAACAACCGAGGTCTAGCTCGTGGTGATTTAGGAGATAAAACCGGAGCAATAGAAGATTATAACCAAGCTCTGAAGATTGACCCTAACTTAGCTCTAGCCTACAATAACAGAGGTGTATCCCGTTATCAATCAGGAGATAAAAACGGAGCGATCGCTGATTTTAATCAAGCCCTGAAAATTAATCCTCACTCTGCTGACGTGTATAACAACCGAGGACTTGCCCGTAGTGATTTAGGTGATAAAAAAGAGGCAATAGAAGATTATAACCAAGCACTGAAAATTAATTTCAACTATGCCGATGCTTACTACAATCGGGGAATTACTTACTATCAGTTAAAGAACAAGCAAGCAGCGATCGCCGATTTAGAAAAAGCAGCCAGTCTCTACATTGAACAAGGAAAAATAGATTTCTACCAAGAAACAATGCAACTAATTAAACGCTTTCAGCAATAG